From Amycolatopsis sp. YIM 10, the proteins below share one genomic window:
- a CDS encoding FAD-dependent oxidoreductase codes for MNELSTEILVVGGGLGGVAAALAAARAGHRVVLTEETTWIGGQLTAQAVPPDENPWIERFGSTATYRQLREGIRDYYRRHYPLRAEARGLTDLNPGAGRVSKLCAEPRVALAVLEAMLAPEISAGRITLLTGYRPVGAETSGDQVESVRLADEGGNLVDVQAQYVLDATENGDLLPMAGVEFAVGAEAQAEYDEPNAPEKAGPGNLQGITYCFAMSHHSGQNHVIDRPAMYDFWRSYRPDFWPGPLLGFLAPDPRTLEPVPRTFVPNPDNDPLAISADQSADAGDKELWGFRRILARGMHTPGSFDSDITLVNWPLNDYWLRPALEIDGIADAESVKKAHYEAKQLSLSVLYWLQTEVGFPGLKLRHDVTGTADGLAKAAYVRESRRIKAVTTVTEHHVSLDLLGPHGRAHHADSVGIGSYRIDLHPSTSGDNYVDVASVPFEIPLGALLPQRVENLLPAAKNLGTTHITNGCYRLHPVEWNVGEVAGHLAGFALRRGVTPRKVRADESLFGEFAHLLDRAGVERRWPDVRGY; via the coding sequence ATGAACGAACTCTCCACCGAAATCCTCGTCGTCGGCGGTGGCCTCGGCGGGGTGGCCGCCGCGCTGGCCGCCGCGCGCGCCGGGCACCGTGTGGTGCTCACCGAGGAGACCACGTGGATCGGCGGCCAGCTGACCGCGCAGGCCGTGCCCCCGGACGAGAACCCGTGGATCGAGCGCTTCGGCTCCACGGCCACCTACCGGCAGCTGCGCGAGGGCATTCGCGACTACTACCGCCGCCACTACCCACTGCGCGCCGAGGCCCGCGGCCTGACCGACCTGAACCCCGGCGCGGGCCGGGTGAGCAAGCTCTGCGCCGAGCCGCGGGTCGCGCTCGCCGTGCTGGAAGCCATGCTGGCGCCGGAAATCAGCGCAGGCCGGATCACCCTGCTGACCGGATACCGCCCGGTCGGCGCGGAAACCTCCGGTGATCAGGTCGAGTCGGTGCGCCTGGCCGACGAGGGCGGCAACCTGGTCGACGTCCAGGCCCAGTACGTGCTCGACGCCACCGAGAACGGCGATCTGCTGCCCATGGCCGGAGTCGAGTTCGCGGTCGGCGCCGAAGCCCAGGCCGAGTACGACGAGCCGAACGCTCCCGAGAAAGCCGGCCCCGGAAACCTCCAGGGCATCACCTACTGCTTCGCCATGTCCCACCACAGTGGACAGAACCACGTGATCGACCGCCCGGCGATGTACGACTTCTGGCGGTCGTACCGGCCGGACTTCTGGCCGGGCCCGCTGCTCGGCTTCCTCGCGCCCGACCCGCGCACGCTGGAGCCGGTGCCGCGGACCTTCGTGCCCAACCCGGACAACGACCCGCTCGCGATCAGCGCCGACCAGAGCGCCGACGCCGGTGACAAGGAGCTGTGGGGCTTCCGGCGCATCCTGGCCAGGGGCATGCACACGCCCGGCTCCTTCGACTCGGACATCACGCTGGTCAACTGGCCGCTCAACGACTACTGGCTGCGTCCCGCGCTGGAGATCGACGGCATCGCCGACGCCGAATCGGTGAAGAAGGCGCACTACGAGGCCAAGCAACTGAGCCTGTCGGTGCTCTACTGGCTGCAGACCGAAGTCGGCTTCCCCGGCCTGAAGCTGCGCCACGACGTCACCGGCACCGCCGACGGACTGGCGAAAGCCGCCTACGTCCGTGAATCCCGGCGCATCAAGGCGGTCACCACCGTCACCGAGCACCACGTCTCGCTCGACCTGCTCGGCCCGCACGGCCGCGCGCACCACGCCGACTCGGTCGGCATCGGCAGCTACCGGATCGACCTGCACCCGTCCACCTCCGGGGACAACTACGTGGACGTGGCGAGCGTGCCGTTCGAGATCCCGCTCGGCGCGCTGCTGCCGCAACGGGTGGAGAACCTGTTGCCGGCGGCCAAGAACCTGGGCACCACGCACATCACCAACGGCTGCTACCGGCTGCACCCGGTGGAGTGGAACGTCGGCGAGGTGGCCGGTCACCTCGCCGGGTTCGCCCTGCGCCGCGGTGTCACGCCGCGCAAGGTGCGGGCCGACGAGTCGCTCTTCGGCGAGTTCGCCCATCTGCTCGACCGGGCCGGGGTGGAACGCCGCTGGCCCGACGTCCGCGGTTACTGA
- a CDS encoding hydantoinase/oxoprolinase family protein: MTATTQNVRIGIDVGGTFTDAVAVDAETFALLGQVKVPTSHDHEDGVAHGILTALQRLHEQTGIDPAAVSFLAHGTTQATNALLEGDVATVGIAGIGHGFDGWATGRLRSLRKLELAPGRPLPIRYAAVKDAEAPEAVKEAVAKLHSDGAEVIVAVEPFSVDDPSGERAVVTEARAQHLPATATHEITGLYGLSKRARTAVLNAGIMPRMIDTADLVDRSVAAAGISAPLMVMRGDGGVMSLAEMRKRPLLTALSGPAAGVAGALMGERLSEGIFLETGGTSTDISVVRRGKVQVRHAKLGGRETYLPALDVRTVGIGGGSLVRVSGQSITAVGPRSAHIAGLPYACFADALEGARLISVAPKDGDPADYAALETADGTRYAITLTCAANALGVVPEGSYAHADPATAKQALTPLAAALGLSVEQAATAVLDQAIKPVKAVVDELVEAYRLDAVTLVGGGGGAAAVTPFLGRSSAMDWRIAKHSEVISPLGAALAMVRESVERIVPNPSHGDVLATRAEAERAVVAQGADPAGVDVDVTVDPQRNLIRAVATGATELRTKDRAGKLDETAVRQEVARSLSVEPGAVRELAATPHHRVWGAKTRKPGFLGRFFRPAEQIRVVDGEGVVRLHLSGAHLAETTAGEANARLTELVTEHTSVGDGGSRAPAVYLLAGPKIADLSGVLDREQLLALIGAELGNRQPDEPLVALLEDRR, from the coding sequence ATGACTGCAACGACGCAGAACGTCCGAATCGGCATCGACGTCGGCGGCACCTTCACCGACGCGGTGGCGGTGGACGCGGAGACCTTCGCACTGCTCGGCCAGGTCAAGGTGCCCACCAGCCACGACCACGAAGACGGCGTGGCACACGGAATTCTCACCGCGCTGCAACGCCTCCACGAGCAGACCGGGATCGATCCGGCGGCGGTGTCGTTCCTGGCACACGGCACCACCCAGGCCACGAACGCGCTGCTCGAAGGCGATGTGGCCACCGTCGGCATCGCCGGGATCGGGCACGGGTTCGACGGCTGGGCCACCGGGCGGCTGCGCTCGCTGCGCAAGCTGGAGCTCGCGCCCGGCCGTCCACTGCCGATCCGGTACGCCGCGGTGAAGGACGCGGAGGCTCCCGAGGCGGTCAAGGAAGCCGTCGCCAAGCTGCACTCTGATGGCGCGGAAGTGATCGTCGCCGTGGAACCGTTCAGTGTGGACGATCCGTCCGGGGAACGCGCGGTGGTCACCGAGGCTCGCGCGCAGCACCTCCCGGCCACCGCGACCCACGAGATCACCGGACTCTATGGACTGTCCAAACGCGCCAGGACGGCGGTGCTCAACGCCGGGATCATGCCCCGGATGATCGACACCGCAGACCTGGTGGACCGCAGCGTCGCGGCGGCGGGCATCAGCGCGCCGCTGATGGTGATGCGCGGTGACGGCGGGGTGATGTCACTGGCGGAGATGCGCAAGCGCCCGCTGCTCACCGCACTGTCCGGCCCAGCGGCCGGGGTCGCGGGCGCGCTGATGGGCGAACGGCTCAGCGAGGGCATCTTCCTGGAGACCGGCGGCACGTCGACCGACATCAGCGTGGTGCGCCGCGGGAAAGTCCAGGTGCGGCACGCGAAACTGGGTGGGCGTGAGACCTATTTGCCCGCGCTCGACGTACGCACGGTCGGCATCGGCGGCGGCTCACTGGTCCGCGTCTCCGGCCAGTCGATCACCGCGGTCGGCCCGCGCAGCGCGCACATCGCGGGCCTGCCCTACGCCTGCTTCGCGGACGCGCTCGAAGGCGCCAGGCTGATCAGCGTTGCGCCCAAGGACGGTGATCCGGCCGACTACGCCGCCCTCGAAACCGCGGACGGCACCCGGTACGCGATCACGCTCACCTGCGCCGCCAACGCGCTCGGCGTGGTGCCGGAAGGCAGTTACGCGCACGCCGATCCGGCGACCGCGAAACAGGCGCTCACCCCGCTCGCGGCCGCGCTCGGGCTGAGCGTCGAGCAGGCCGCGACGGCCGTGCTGGACCAGGCGATCAAGCCGGTCAAGGCGGTGGTCGACGAGCTGGTCGAGGCCTACCGGCTCGACGCCGTCACCCTGGTCGGCGGCGGTGGTGGCGCGGCGGCGGTCACCCCGTTCCTCGGCCGCTCGTCCGCTATGGACTGGCGGATCGCGAAGCACAGCGAGGTGATCAGCCCGCTCGGTGCGGCACTGGCGATGGTGCGGGAGTCCGTCGAGCGCATCGTGCCGAACCCGTCGCACGGCGACGTGCTGGCCACCCGCGCGGAAGCCGAACGCGCCGTGGTCGCCCAGGGCGCCGACCCCGCCGGGGTGGACGTGGACGTGACGGTCGATCCGCAGCGGAACCTGATCCGCGCGGTCGCCACCGGTGCGACCGAGCTGCGCACCAAGGACCGCGCCGGAAAGCTCGACGAAACCGCGGTGCGCCAAGAGGTCGCGCGATCGCTCAGCGTCGAACCCGGTGCCGTGCGGGAACTCGCGGCCACCCCGCACCACCGGGTGTGGGGCGCGAAGACCCGGAAGCCCGGTTTCCTGGGCCGTTTCTTCCGGCCCGCCGAGCAGATCCGGGTGGTGGACGGCGAAGGTGTGGTCCGGCTGCACCTGTCCGGCGCGCACCTCGCCGAGACCACCGCCGGTGAAGCGAACGCGCGGCTCACCGAGCTGGTCACCGAACACACCTCCGTCGGTGACGGCGGTTCCCGCGCGCCGGCGGTGTACCTGCTGGCCGGGCCGAAGATCGCCGACCTGTCCGGCGTGCTCGACCGGGAGCAGCTGCTCGCGCTGATCGGCGCCGAACTCGGCAACCGGCAACCGGACGAGCCGCTCGTCGCGCTGCTGGAGGACCGGCGATGA
- a CDS encoding transporter, translated as MGIAIVAVMAVGVGLMLTRKIPTAFALGLLAVVIAALSGASLTGKENSITGSVLQTGSALLAATMIAVLLGSWLGTLMEDTGIAATLVRKIVEFGGERPAVVALGVYGVAILCGSITGSAPAAMLAGVVGIPAMIAVGVTPVVAGGTVLMGLATGLPLELIGWQFLSDAVDLPVEQVRAFQLKVFPIALVVGVAYVLIETRRTGARHAWAVRAPRRSRAAARERRGDAPWYALLTPLLPIVLALGLDVPIVPSLLVGLVYGLVTTTRPGKLGERALRSLYRAFDVAAPPIVLFIAIGMLLSAVKLPGAVSALQPLISAVSPSGAVWFVLVFAVLVPLCLYRGPLNVYGLGAGVAGVLVSGGIYPAPAVLGLMSSYGQVLCVSDPTSTQTVWSAQYAGVRPEKVMQSTLPYTWVMAAGGLVLTAILFLG; from the coding sequence ATGGGTATCGCGATTGTGGCCGTGATGGCCGTCGGGGTCGGGCTGATGCTGACCCGCAAGATCCCGACCGCGTTCGCGCTCGGGCTGCTCGCCGTGGTGATCGCCGCGTTGTCCGGTGCGAGCCTGACGGGCAAGGAGAACAGCATCACCGGCTCGGTGCTGCAGACCGGGTCGGCGCTGCTCGCCGCGACGATGATCGCGGTGCTGCTCGGCTCGTGGCTGGGCACGCTGATGGAGGACACCGGGATCGCCGCGACCCTGGTGCGCAAGATCGTCGAGTTCGGCGGTGAACGGCCCGCCGTGGTCGCGCTCGGGGTGTACGGCGTGGCGATCCTGTGCGGCAGCATCACCGGCTCGGCCCCGGCCGCCATGCTCGCCGGTGTGGTCGGCATTCCGGCGATGATCGCGGTCGGTGTCACCCCGGTGGTGGCCGGCGGCACCGTCCTCATGGGACTCGCCACCGGGCTGCCGCTGGAGCTGATCGGCTGGCAGTTCCTCTCCGACGCGGTGGACCTGCCGGTCGAGCAGGTGCGCGCGTTCCAGCTGAAGGTGTTCCCGATCGCGCTGGTGGTCGGCGTGGCGTACGTGCTGATCGAGACGCGGCGCACCGGCGCGCGGCACGCCTGGGCGGTCCGCGCACCGCGGCGTTCGCGGGCGGCCGCGCGCGAACGCCGCGGGGACGCGCCCTGGTACGCGCTGCTCACGCCGTTGCTGCCGATCGTGCTCGCGCTCGGCCTCGACGTGCCGATCGTGCCGTCACTGCTGGTCGGGCTGGTCTACGGGCTGGTGACCACCACGCGGCCCGGCAAGCTCGGCGAGCGCGCGCTGCGGTCGCTGTACCGGGCCTTCGACGTGGCGGCCCCGCCGATCGTGTTGTTCATCGCGATCGGGATGCTGCTGTCCGCGGTGAAGCTGCCGGGCGCGGTGAGCGCGCTGCAACCGCTGATCTCCGCGGTCAGCCCGTCCGGCGCGGTGTGGTTCGTACTGGTTTTCGCCGTGCTGGTGCCGTTGTGCCTGTACCGCGGGCCGCTCAACGTGTACGGGCTGGGCGCCGGGGTCGCCGGAGTCCTTGTCTCCGGCGGGATCTACCCGGCGCCCGCGGTGCTCGGCCTGATGTCCTCCTACGGCCAGGTGCTCTGCGTCTCCGACCCGACGAGCACGCAGACGGTGTGGAGCGCGCAGTACGCCGGCGTGCGCCCGGAGAAGGTCATGCAGTCCACGCTCCCGTACACCTGGGTGATGGCCGCCGGCGGTCTCGTGCTGACGGCCATCCTGTTCCTCGGCTAG
- a CDS encoding PQQ-dependent sugar dehydrogenase: MGLRRPAFLRTTRRALALGLVLPLAAVVAPVVPTVAAAVPTGFTDSVAIGGLTSPTAAAFAPDGRVFIAEKSGLLKVFDSLADTSATIFADLRTQTQDFWDRGLLGLAIDPAFPARPYVYVSYTYDAMPGGTAPRWGDTCPTPPGATDDGCVVTGRVSQLTMGSAGTAVSEKPLITEWCQQYPSHSIGSLAFGPDGALYAGGGDGASFNFTDYGQVKNLCGDPPSPAGTNLAPPNAEGGALRSQSVRRPAGQPVLLNGAILRIHPDTGEGMPGNPFASSADANARRIVAYGMRNQFRFGFRPGTSELWSGDVGWGTWEEINRITNAADPVAENFGWPCFEGATRQSGYDGANLTRCESLYSAGGQTAPYYAYNHSAKVVSTDPCPTGGSSVSGIAFESGSNYPPAYSGALFFADSSRGCIWAMQTEAGQPSASRLVPFVTGANVPVQVLSGPGGDMFYVALGAGQLRRVTYSSGNQAPVAVATATPSSGPAPLAVQFSGAGSSDPEGGALTYAWDLDADGQYDDSTAVNPTRTYTATGVFNIGLRVTDPAGASATTVVAVTVGNPPGLDPVPVIDTPTAALNWQVGQTVPFSGRAADAQDGELPPSALSWRLAIRHCAANGTCHTHNVQDFPGVASGSFVAPDHEYPSYLQLTLTATDSSGRTASKTVDLQPKTVVLSFTSQPSQALLTVGGIEQRTPFTRTVIVGSNNSVSANSPQYVPPNNRKYAWTSWSDGGARAHNVVAPATPTTYRANFRLCWFLNPC; this comes from the coding sequence ATGGGGTTACGCCGTCCTGCCTTCCTGCGCACCACACGAAGAGCCCTGGCACTGGGGCTGGTCCTACCACTCGCCGCGGTGGTCGCACCGGTGGTGCCGACCGTCGCCGCGGCGGTGCCCACCGGGTTCACCGATTCCGTGGCGATCGGCGGGCTCACCTCGCCGACGGCGGCCGCCTTCGCGCCGGACGGGCGGGTGTTCATCGCCGAGAAGAGCGGGCTGCTCAAGGTTTTCGACTCGCTCGCCGACACCAGCGCGACCATTTTCGCCGATCTCCGCACGCAGACCCAGGACTTCTGGGACCGCGGCCTGCTCGGCCTCGCCATCGACCCGGCCTTCCCGGCGCGGCCCTACGTCTACGTGTCCTACACCTACGACGCGATGCCCGGCGGTACCGCGCCACGCTGGGGTGACACCTGCCCGACCCCGCCCGGTGCCACCGACGACGGCTGCGTGGTCACCGGCCGCGTGTCCCAGTTGACGATGGGCTCGGCGGGCACCGCGGTCAGCGAGAAACCGCTGATCACCGAGTGGTGCCAGCAGTACCCGAGCCACTCCATCGGTTCGCTGGCCTTCGGCCCGGACGGCGCGCTGTACGCCGGCGGCGGTGACGGCGCCAGCTTCAACTTCACCGACTACGGCCAGGTCAAGAACCTCTGCGGGGACCCGCCTTCCCCGGCGGGCACGAACCTCGCCCCACCCAACGCCGAGGGTGGCGCGCTGCGCTCGCAGTCGGTGCGGCGGCCCGCCGGTCAGCCGGTGCTGCTCAACGGCGCGATCCTGCGCATCCATCCGGACACCGGCGAAGGCATGCCGGGCAACCCGTTCGCGAGCAGCGCCGACGCCAACGCCCGCCGCATCGTCGCCTACGGCATGCGCAACCAGTTCCGCTTCGGCTTCCGGCCGGGCACCAGCGAACTCTGGTCCGGTGACGTCGGCTGGGGCACCTGGGAGGAGATCAACCGGATCACCAACGCCGCCGACCCGGTCGCGGAGAACTTCGGCTGGCCGTGCTTCGAAGGCGCCACGCGGCAGTCCGGATACGACGGGGCGAACCTGACCCGCTGCGAATCGCTCTATTCCGCCGGTGGCCAGACCGCGCCCTACTACGCCTACAACCACAGCGCGAAAGTCGTGTCGACCGATCCGTGCCCGACCGGTGGTTCGTCGGTCAGCGGAATCGCTTTCGAATCGGGTAGCAATTATCCACCGGCCTATTCCGGCGCGCTTTTCTTCGCCGATTCCTCACGCGGCTGCATCTGGGCCATGCAGACCGAAGCCGGGCAGCCGAGCGCGAGCCGGCTGGTGCCGTTCGTGACCGGCGCGAACGTGCCGGTGCAGGTGCTCAGCGGTCCGGGTGGCGACATGTTCTACGTCGCGCTCGGCGCCGGCCAGCTGCGCCGGGTGACCTACAGCAGCGGCAACCAGGCGCCGGTCGCGGTGGCCACCGCGACGCCGTCCAGCGGACCGGCACCGCTCGCCGTGCAGTTCAGCGGCGCCGGGTCGAGCGATCCCGAGGGCGGCGCGCTGACCTACGCCTGGGATCTCGACGCGGACGGCCAGTACGACGACTCGACCGCGGTCAACCCGACCCGGACCTACACCGCCACGGGTGTGTTCAACATCGGCCTGCGGGTGACCGATCCGGCCGGGGCCTCGGCCACCACGGTGGTGGCGGTGACCGTCGGCAACCCGCCCGGCCTGGATCCGGTGCCGGTGATCGACACCCCGACCGCCGCGCTGAACTGGCAGGTCGGCCAGACCGTGCCGTTCTCCGGCCGGGCGGCGGACGCCCAGGACGGTGAGCTGCCGCCGTCGGCGCTGTCGTGGCGGCTGGCGATCCGGCACTGCGCGGCCAACGGCACCTGCCACACGCACAACGTGCAGGACTTCCCCGGCGTGGCGAGCGGCTCGTTCGTCGCACCCGACCACGAGTACCCGTCGTACCTGCAGCTGACGCTGACCGCGACGGACTCCTCCGGCCGGACCGCGTCGAAGACGGTGGACCTGCAACCGAAGACCGTCGTGCTGAGCTTCACTTCGCAGCCCAGCCAGGCCTTGCTCACCGTCGGCGGCATCGAGCAGCGAACCCCGTTCACCCGCACGGTGATCGTCGGTTCGAACAACTCGGTGAGCGCGAACAGCCCGCAGTACGTGCCGCCGAACAACCGGAAATACGCCTGGACCTCGTGGTCCGACGGCGGGGCCAGGGCGCACAACGTGGTGGCGCCCGCGACCCCGACCACCTACCGGGCGAACTTCCGGCTCTGCTGGTTCCTCAATCCCTGCTAG
- a CDS encoding S8 family serine peptidase, whose product MSRVRRWLLPAAAALTLASTGALAPVALAQPAALAAPQCDTTSAAYTYVVIYQPHTSQWQVDKELAAKCGTKVAYYGEIGVAVATSRNADFQEKIGAFRAYSGGREVAEPPATTAAEMRAEARSERENEETVSVAAEGDLTAQQWDMRAIKAPEANKINPGSKSVTVGVLDSGVEPDHPGLKHAVDAKASRGCNSGAPDADPASWVTTSSDHGLHVAGTIAGKDTARGFTGVAPGVKVASVKVVNEEGLIYPEAAVCGFMWAAKQGFEVTNNSYYVDPGMFYCPKQPGDAAAFEAVTRAVAYSQKKGVLNISAAGNSGFDPKAQTTDPNRPHPVDPSCEILPKGMDGVVTVSSVGYNGTKASYSNYGQGQVEVTAPGGDRAQLPPPGEGAGCTLSTVFNGQYGTKCGTSMASPHAAGVAALLASKYRHLPPQALSFLLQAKADPVSCGGAAGCVGPDHYNSFYGRGLVNALRAVK is encoded by the coding sequence ATGTCCCGGGTCCGACGATGGCTGCTGCCCGCCGCCGCCGCGCTGACGCTCGCCAGCACCGGTGCGCTGGCGCCGGTCGCGCTGGCGCAGCCTGCCGCGTTAGCCGCTCCGCAGTGCGACACGACGAGTGCGGCGTACACCTATGTGGTGATTTACCAGCCGCACACTTCCCAGTGGCAGGTTGACAAGGAACTGGCCGCGAAATGTGGTACGAAAGTCGCTTACTACGGTGAAATCGGGGTAGCGGTCGCCACTTCCCGCAATGCCGATTTCCAGGAGAAGATCGGCGCGTTCCGCGCCTATTCGGGTGGCCGTGAGGTCGCCGAGCCGCCGGCGACCACGGCCGCCGAAATGCGCGCCGAGGCGCGCTCGGAGCGGGAGAACGAGGAGACCGTCAGCGTGGCCGCCGAGGGCGACCTGACCGCGCAGCAGTGGGACATGCGCGCGATCAAGGCGCCGGAGGCGAACAAGATCAACCCGGGCAGCAAGTCGGTCACCGTCGGGGTGCTCGACTCCGGCGTCGAGCCGGACCACCCCGGCCTCAAGCACGCGGTGGACGCCAAGGCTTCGCGCGGCTGCAACTCCGGTGCGCCGGACGCCGACCCGGCCAGCTGGGTGACCACCAGCTCCGACCACGGTCTGCACGTGGCGGGCACCATCGCGGGCAAGGACACCGCGCGTGGCTTCACCGGAGTCGCGCCGGGCGTGAAGGTCGCTTCGGTGAAGGTGGTCAACGAGGAGGGCCTGATCTACCCGGAGGCCGCGGTGTGCGGCTTCATGTGGGCCGCGAAGCAGGGCTTCGAGGTGACGAACAACAGCTACTACGTCGACCCGGGCATGTTCTACTGCCCGAAGCAGCCCGGTGACGCCGCCGCGTTCGAAGCGGTGACGCGGGCCGTGGCGTACTCGCAGAAGAAGGGCGTGCTGAACATCTCGGCGGCGGGCAACAGCGGGTTCGACCCGAAGGCCCAGACCACCGACCCGAACCGCCCGCACCCGGTGGACCCCAGCTGCGAGATCCTGCCGAAGGGCATGGACGGTGTGGTGACGGTGTCTTCGGTGGGGTACAACGGGACCAAGGCGTCGTACAGCAACTACGGCCAGGGGCAGGTCGAGGTGACCGCGCCGGGTGGTGACCGGGCGCAGCTGCCGCCGCCGGGCGAGGGCGCGGGCTGCACGCTGTCCACGGTGTTCAACGGCCAGTACGGCACCAAGTGCGGGACTTCCATGGCTTCGCCCCACGCGGCAGGCGTGGCGGCGCTGCTGGCGAGCAAGTACCGGCACCTGCCGCCGCAGGCGCTTTCGTTCCTGCTCCAGGCAAAAGCGGACCCGGTCTCGTGCGGCGGTGCCGCCGGGTGCGTCGGCCCGGACCACTACAACTCCTTCTACGGCCGCGGTCTGGTGAACGCCCTGCGCGCGGTGAAGTAA
- a CDS encoding SCO4848 family membrane protein has protein sequence MRMSGRTSLFLLAFGVWSWIIWVTFARNLWESDRAWAADGSPTAYFVVHLVLTVVSFVLGTIIGIIGWRGWRARNQTKE, from the coding sequence ATGAGGATGTCGGGACGGACCTCGCTGTTCCTGCTGGCGTTCGGCGTGTGGTCGTGGATCATCTGGGTGACCTTCGCGCGGAACCTGTGGGAGAGCGACCGGGCGTGGGCGGCGGACGGCTCGCCGACCGCCTATTTTGTCGTGCACCTGGTGCTGACCGTGGTTTCCTTCGTGCTCGGCACGATCATCGGGATCATCGGCTGGCGCGGGTGGCGCGCGCGGAACCAGACCAAAGAATGA
- a CDS encoding D-alanyl-D-alanine carboxypeptidase family protein codes for MVSAILTAATVLAPAAGAQATPRAPEKQSCTSDRAVPPPPVDTSEVPKPGQKAPEPLPVPATPVGGDRMGECGLVLPRGAAEPPAVINSASWVIQDLDTGAILAAKDPHARQRPASLIKVLLALVAVNELDPQRVITASAEDAAQECTCVGLVAGGQYTVEQLLQGTLMHSGNDTAHALATTLGGVPATLEKMNSAAARIGAMDTRAATPSGLDGPGMSSSAYDLSLIFHYAMKQPIFAKAVGTRQMQFPGWGDKPSFPLYNDNKLLTIYEGFLGGKTGFTDDARHTYLGGAERKGKRLAVVTMRGEQKPMRVSDQAGKLLDYGFELAASKPEPVGQITYREGGLQPGGNPQAGPDLGEDPAKSAAAMAEEDPFGTTGWIITVVVALIIIAGFVIGHRRKRAALLAEQTDVLPRIR; via the coding sequence ATGGTGTCCGCGATCCTCACCGCGGCGACCGTGCTCGCACCCGCCGCCGGTGCGCAGGCCACGCCAAGAGCACCGGAAAAGCAGAGCTGCACCAGCGACCGCGCGGTACCACCGCCACCGGTGGACACCTCCGAGGTGCCCAAGCCCGGCCAGAAGGCACCCGAGCCGCTGCCGGTGCCAGCCACCCCGGTCGGCGGGGACCGGATGGGCGAGTGCGGGCTGGTGCTGCCGCGCGGGGCCGCCGAACCGCCCGCGGTGATCAACTCGGCCTCGTGGGTGATCCAGGACCTCGACACCGGCGCGATCCTGGCCGCGAAGGACCCGCACGCCCGGCAGCGGCCGGCGTCGCTGATCAAGGTGCTGCTGGCGCTGGTGGCGGTCAACGAACTGGACCCGCAGCGGGTGATCACCGCCTCGGCCGAGGACGCCGCGCAGGAGTGCACCTGCGTCGGGCTGGTCGCCGGTGGCCAGTACACCGTCGAGCAGTTGCTGCAGGGCACGCTGATGCACTCCGGCAACGACACCGCGCACGCGCTGGCGACCACGCTCGGCGGGGTGCCCGCCACGCTGGAGAAGATGAACTCCGCGGCGGCCAGGATCGGCGCGATGGACACCCGCGCCGCCACGCCGTCCGGTTTGGACGGTCCGGGCATGTCCAGCTCGGCCTACGACCTGAGCCTGATCTTCCACTACGCGATGAAGCAGCCGATCTTCGCGAAGGCGGTCGGTACCCGGCAAATGCAGTTCCCCGGCTGGGGCGACAAGCCGAGCTTCCCGTTGTACAACGACAACAAGCTGCTCACCATCTACGAAGGCTTCCTCGGCGGGAAGACCGGCTTCACCGACGACGCGCGGCACACCTATCTCGGCGGGGCCGAGCGCAAGGGCAAGCGGCTGGCGGTGGTGACCATGCGCGGTGAGCAGAAGCCGATGCGGGTGTCGGACCAGGCGGGCAAACTGCTCGACTACGGCTTCGAGCTGGCCGCGTCGAAGCCGGAGCCGGTCGGGCAGATCACCTACCGCGAGGGCGGCCTGCAGCCGGGCGGCAATCCGCAGGCCGGGCCCGATCTCGGCGAGGACCCGGCCAAGTCGGCCGCCGCGATGGCCGAGGAGGACCCGTTCGGCACCACCGGGTGGATCATCACCGTGGTGGTCGCGCTGATCATCATCGCCGGTTTTGTCATCGGCCACCGGCGCAAGCGGGCCGCCCTGCTGGCCGAGCAGACCGACGTGCTCCCCCGGATCCGCTAG